TCGCTTCGTTTTTCGGCAAACCGATGACGGCGATTTTCGACGAGCTGTTTCCCCTGCTTTCCGCGGACGAGCGGGACGCGCTTCGCAAAGAGTGCTGTGCGGAAGAAAACCGGTTGCTCGCGGACAAAGGCGGTACGCTGTACGCCGGCGTTCCCGAAACGCTGGAACGCCTTTCAAAATCGTACCGGCTGTTCATCGTCAGCAACTGCCAGGACGGGTATATCCAGACGTTTCTGAACGTTCACGGACTCGGCGGCCTGTTTGAAGGTTTTGAAAGCTGGGGGCGTACGGGACTTTCAAAGGGAGAAAACAATCTGCTGGTCATAAAGCGTTTCGGTTTGAAGCGGCCGGTATACGTGGGCGACGCCGCGGTGGACGAACAGTCGGCTGCTGCTGCGGGAATTCCGTTCGTTTACGCGGCGTACGGATTCGGAACGGTCGGCTCGTTCAATGCGAGTATCTCGTCGTTTCCGGAAATTGAACGGACACTGCAACGATTGAACGGACACTGCAACGATTGAACGGACACTGCAACGATTGAACGGACACTGCAACGATTGAACGGACACTGCAACGATTGAACGGACACTGCAACGATTGAACGGCCGCGCCGCACCGGTTGAGAATGCTCCGTCGTTTTAGAATACTTTATTTTGTTTATTTTCTTTAAAATGTAAAAAAAATCAAGAAAATATAATAAAAGACTATACAAATTCTCCATTATTACCGATAATATAAAAGTATAACTGTACTTTTAAAAGTCAAGGGGTATCTATGCGTTTTGCCGCCGCCGGCTGCACGTATCGCGTAGTGTCTGCCGCTCTGATATTGCCGTTATGGGGGAGTTTACGGAGTTGCTCCGGAAGATTCCGTTTTCCGGTAGCCATGCTTTTTGAGGAACGATATGAGAAAATGTAACGCTGTTTTTAACGGTATTGTCGTTTCGCTGTTGACTGTGTGCGCCGCTTTCATGTACACGACGTGTGAAGTCGGTTTGGGAAATTCCGTCGATACACAGCCGCCGGCGGTAACGATCGCATATCCGCCTGAAGCCGCCGTTATCCGCGGCCAATTCGTCGTAAACGGTACGGCCTCTGATGAAACGTTCGTTAAATCCGTCGCCGTCGTTTTTACTTCCACGGAGCAGGAAAGCAAAACGTACGGCCCGTATCAGGCCGAAATAAATAAAGAATCCAAAACCTGGGCCGTCCGGCTGAATGCACAGGACGCAAGTTCCGGTTCATACGCCATCCCCGACGGTAAATATGCGGTAACCGTGACGGCGGCGGACTCCGCTTCACGGACTTCCGTTGCGACAACCGTATATGAAATCGACAATACGGCGCCGGTGCTGTACGTGCAGCGTCCCGGTTCGCGTGATGAAACGAGCCCCGATACGTACGGAAGTTCGGTTTCCGTTTCCGGACAGGTGTACGACGCGCATCTCATTTCAAAACTGACGTTTTCCGTGTTTGAAAAAAATCCGGACGGTTCGTTTTCCCGAAAAGGCGGCAAGACGATTGAAAACGTCGCGCCGAATATTTCCGTTGTTTTGGCGGATTTTGACGACGATCTGGACTCCTTATATACATCGCTGTACGGTTCGGATAAAAACGCCGGAGAGAAAACCTTCTATTGTACCGTCTCTGTGGAAGACGAAGCGCGCCCGTATACCGGCAGTGCGGATACTTCCGGCGGAAACAAGTCGGCGGGATATTATCTGTACGATGAAGTTTCGGCCCTCGTTTCCGCAAAAGATTTGTATACGGCGCGGAGTTCCGGCTCGCTGCTTGCTGACGGCGTGGAGACCTCATTGTCGGCCGCTTTTATCAGCACGACCGATGAAACCGACGTAAAAGGCGTGTTTTCTCTTGATCCCGCCGTTTCGCCCAAGTGGACCGTAATAAATCTGTCCGTTTTTGAGACCGGCTATTTGGATACCGACGCGTATAAGGTTCCCGCCGGTTCGTCCTTGACGATTCGCGTGGAACCGAGTCTTAACAACAGTGCTATCGTCGACGATTCGCTGGCCGTGTACGTACAGCGGTGCGACCGTTCGGGCACGGTGAGCGCCGGTGCCGAAAAAATCTATCTGATGAAAAAGGCCGACGACTGTACTCCCGAAGAACGTATCGAACGGAAAAACGCCATAAAGACGGTCGGCTCGAACCGGACGCTCACCATAAATTCTCTGGCTGCTCTGCCGGTAAACACGGCGTACCGGCTGTTTGCCGAAGGTACCGACGCCGCTTTGAACATCGTCGCGGCGGCCAACGATGCACAGTACGGTTTTTTTCTGGAAGGCAACGGCGCGCCGCCGGAAATCACGCTCGACGGCCTGTCGTATTATACGAACCCTGCCGGACAATTTTCCCTTTCCGGTTCGTGCACGTCGCAGACCGGCGATTCGGTAACGTTAATCATCGCGCTGTCCGGCGGTTCGTATCTGAAAGAAACGACGGTCAATTCCGGCGCCGCGTGGAATTTTCCGTTTACAGCGGCCGAGCTGCTCGCCAAAGCGGAGGAAACCGGCGCGATCGATCGGACAAAATCCAAAACGTATTCGCTTGAAGTGCGGGCTCAGTCCGGCATCTCCACGACGGCAATAAAAAACTGTTCCGTCTATTACGATGCGGAAAATCCGATACCTGAAATTGCGTCCGTAACGCCTCAGGTGAGCGCCAACGGCAAAGATACGAACGTCAACGGCGTAATCCTCTGCAAGGGAACGGCGTCGGACGAAGATAAAGTCGAAACGTCCGTACTCAAATTGTACACGTCGGCAGACGGTGCTTCCGGCTGGACGCCGGTTGCGTGGACTGCCGGCGGCGGGGTCGTCAGCGTTCCGAACGGCGCGGTAAACGACGCCATGCGGTTCTGTTACGCTGTCGATACGAAGGCAGTCGATTCCGCCGGTGCGGCCGTTTTCGGCGACAAAAAATATTTGAAATTGGAAATCGTTTCGACCGATCGGTCCGGCAACACCGGCGCTGCGGAGTTGGTGCTGTACGTCGATCAGTCGACGGATAATCCCGTCGTGTCGTACTTTAACGTGAGCGGTACGAACACGCTGTTCGGCTATTCGGGAAACAATACGATACTCGGCACTATTACGGACGACGACGGATTGGCGTCCGTCGAGTTATACGTCGACGCTGAAACCGTTCCCCGGAAAACGTTTGTCGCGGCTGTTTTGCAGGGAACCAAATCGAAAGCGTTTGAATACGATATCTTTGCCGATATTCCGGCGGGTGCGGCGGCGCTTGCGGAAGGTTCTCACGAGCTGTATTTCAAGATAACGGATACGGAGAATGGCAGCTTTGATAGTGCGAAACAGTTGTTCGTCGTCGATACGGCGGTTCCGCTCATTGCGGTAACTGCTCCCGTTTCCGGCGGATTTGCCGGCAAGGACGTAACGGTGAAGGGCACGGCGTCAGATACGCGCGGCGTTGCAAAAGTCGAATACAAGCAGATTGACACAGCGTCGGGAGCGGTAACCTGGACGGCCGTAACGCCGAAAACTGCCGCAGCCGATGGCTCCGCGGCGGATTGGTCCGAATGGAGTTATCCGATAACCGGTCAGGCCGATACCGGCGCCGGAGCGGGGTATACGCGCGTTTTCCGTGCGACGGACCTTTCTGGGCGGACGGCGGAAACGTCGGTAACGTACAAAGTAGACACGATTTCTCCCGCGTTCGGACTCAAGCTGAAATTCAGCGGATATAGTCAAGATGATTATCCGGGACTGTCGGGAAGCGAGCGCGTATGGCTTACGGCGACGGCGCAAACGCTGTCCGGCACGATGACGGAAGTGAATCCCGGACAGATCAATTTTACCGTAACGGGTGCAACCGACGCGTCGGGAGCCGTTTCCGCTGTTGCAGGAACGAATTCTCCGTTCCGTACGACGATCATGTTTGAAGAAGGCGAAAGTTCGGTTACTTTTACGTCGCAGGATACGGCCGGAAACGCGGCAATTCCGCTGAGTCGTTCCGTTTATGTGGACGCAACGCCGCCGGTATTGTCCGACGTCTCGCTGCCGGACATGGACGATTCCCGGCATATTACGAACGGCGGCGCCGATATTATCGTTAAGCTGACGGCTTCGGACGCCGTCAGCGGTGTGAACGCCGGCAGTGCGGCATCTAAAGTCGTCGAACTCGGATCGGGAGCAGGCTTTAAAACTGCGGTTTTCTCCGGTTGGCTGACTGCGATTCCCGGCGACGAAAATGAAAATAGATATAGGCTGACCGTTCCCGCCGAGACAATCCGTGCGCTCGGCAACGGCGTGCACACGCTGTATATCCGTGTCGCCGATAAGGCCGGCAATAAGAGCGAAATTGCGCTGCCGGAATTGACCGTTGATCTTGATGCGCCGACCGTCTCGTATACGACGCCGGCGGCAAACTCGGTAGTGAATAAGAAGATAACGCTCAAAGGAACCGTTTCCGATGCGAACCTGGCTGCCGATGCCGCGCCCGCTTTATACGTGTGGAATCCGGCTATTTCAGATTGGCACTTGCTCGTTAAAACAGGTGACAAAAATGACAAACATATTCCATACGACATTGAAATTGCCGGTCTCGATATACAGCCCGTTTCGACCGGTTCCGAATGGACTGTCGGCGGCTTCGACACGGATGCCGCCGGACTAAAAGCCCTGCTACTGGCTTCCGACGGAAGCTGTAAACTGCAGGTGCGGTTCACGGACCGTGCGGGAAATCCTCCGTCAGATACCGCTGCTCAGATTTTTCAGCCTTTGTTGCTGACGGTCGATCAGTCGACGGATAATCCCGTCGTGTCGTACTTTAACGTGAGCGGTACGAACACGCTGTTCGGCTATTCGGGAAACAATACGATACTCGGCACTATTACGGACGACGACGGATTGGCGTCCGTCGAGTTATACGTCGACGCTGAAACCGTTCCCCGGAAAACGTTTGCCGCGGCTGTTTTGCAGGGAACCAAATCGAAAGCGTTTGAATACGATATCTTTGCCGATATTCCGGCGGGTGCGGCGGCGCTTGCGGAAGGTTCTCACGAGCTGTATTTCAAGATAACGGATACGGAGAATGGCAGCTTTGATAGTGCGAAACAGCCGTTCGTCGTCGATACGGCGGTTCCGCTCATTGCGGTAACTGCTCCCGTTTCCGGCGGATTTGCCGGCAAGGACGTAACGGTGAAGGGTACTGCGTCAGATACGCGCGGCGTTGCGAAAGTCGAATACAAGCAGATTGACACAGCGTCGGGAGCGGTAACCTGGACGGCCGTAACGCCGAAAACTGCCGCAGCCGATGGCTCCGCGGCGGATTGGTCCGAATGGAGTTATCCGATAACCGGTCAGGCCGATACCGGCGCCGGAGCGGGATATACGCGCGTTTTCCGTGCGACGGACCTTTCTGGGCGGACGGCGGAAACGTCGGTAACGTACAAAGTGGACACGATTTCTCCCGCGTTCGGACTCAAGCTGAAATTCAGCGGATATAGTCAAGATGATTATCCGGGACTGTCGGGAGGCGAGCGCGTATGGCTTATGGCGACGGCGCAAACGCTGTCCGGCACGATGACGGAAGTGAATCCCGGACAGATCAATTTTACCGTAACGGGCGCAACCGACGCGTCGGGAGCCGTTTCCGCTGTTGCAGGAACGGATTCTCCGTTCCGGACGACGATCATGTTTGAAGAAGGCGAAAGTTCGGTTACTTTTACGTCGCAGGATACGGCCGGAAACGCGGCAATTCCGCTGAGTCGTTCCGTTTATGTGGACGCAACGCCGCCGGTATTGTCCGACGTCTCGCTGTCGGGCACGGACGTGTCCGGTTCCGATTCCCGGCATATTACGAACGGCGGCGCCGATATTACCGTTAAGCTGACGGCTTCGGATGCCGTCAGCGGTGTGAACGCCGGCAGTGCGGCATCTAAAGTCGTCGAACTCGGATCGGGAGCAGGCTTTAAAACTGCGGTTTTCTCCGGTTGGCTGACTGCGATTTCCGGCGACGAAAATGAAAATAGATATACGCTGACCGTTCCCGCCGAGACAATCCGTGCGCTCGGCAACGGCGTGCACACGCTGTATGTCCGTGTCGCCGATAAGGCCGGCAATAAGAGCGAAATTGCGCTGCCGGAATTGACCGTTGATCTTGATGCGCCGACCGTCTCGTATACGACGCCGGCGGCAAACTCGGTGGTGAATAAGAAGATAACGCTCAAAGGAACCGTTTCCGATGCGAACCTGGCTGCCGATGCCGCGCCCGCTTTATACGTGTGGAATCCGGCTATTTTAGATTGGCAGTCGGTCGGTGCTTCCGGCAGCGGCTGCGCCATTGAAATTGCCGGTCTCGATATACAGCCCGTTTCGACCGGTTCCGAATGGACTGTCGGCGGCTTCGACACGGCCGCCGACGGACTAAAAGCCCTGCTACTGGCTTCCGACGGAAGCTGTAAACTGCAGGTGCGGTTCACGGACCGTGCGGGAAATTCTCCGTCAGATACCGCTGCTCAGACTTTGTTGCTGACGGTCGATCAGCACAAGGATCGCCCGACGGTCAAAATTTCAAACATGAGTTTTATGAATGCGGAGTCTAACGGAATGAGCGAAGCCTCGCCCGTATGGCTCAAACAGACCCGCACCTTGTTCGGTACGGTTTCGGACGACGACGGCGCGTGTACGCTGCAGATTTCTGAAAACGGCGGTTCGTTTACAGATGTGAGCGTCGACAACGGCTCGTGGAATTATGCATTGAGTGCGGACGGCGTGCGAACGGTTGTGTTCAAAGTTACCGACAGCGCCGGCACCGTTTTCACTTCTGCCGCGGCAGCGGACGACGCAGCTCTGCTTGACACGCCTATTCTCAGCGACGGTACGCATTCGTTCGGTGAGAAAGGCAGTACCGGATCCGCAGCGGATTCCCGGCTGCATATTAAAGTCGACACGAAAGTACCGGAAATACGAACCGTTAAGTGGCAGCGCCCGTCCGATTCGCAGTGGCTGGATACGTTCCCGACGGAAAAATTCGGCGGTACGCGTACTGCCGCTACGCTGCGGGTAACGGCGTGGGATGACAACGGTATCAAATCCGTCGTATTCCTGAAAAGCGGTACGGCGATATCGACTTTGACGAGTCCGTCCGGAACGCTTTCAGCAGATGAAGGCGGCGCTGATTATTGGAGTGCCTCCGTTCCCACCAATTCCGGCGACGGCTATCAGGAAGTTACGATTAAGGTAACGGATACGGCCGATCTCGAAACGACCCGCACCGTACAGATAAACGTCGACAATACGGCGCCGGTTGTGAGTATCGACAGCCATAAAAGCGGCGAACAGGTGAACGGTGAAATCGTACTGAAAGGAACGACCGACGGCGCCGCTTCCTTGCGGTATGCGGTGGCGTCTTCCGATTCCGCTGCTATAGATTGGAACACTGCTTCCGCCGTTATGAGTGACTCGTTCATTTCATGGCGGATTTACTTTGACGGTAAATCGGTTACCGGAGAGACGCACGGCCTGACAATGAACGGCTATCTGGTCTCTTTGGGTATAACGACGGATACGGCGATAAAAGACAACTCGTATGCGAATCTGACGGATCTGTTCGTCTATCTGCGTGCGGTGGATGAATGCGGAAACGTGAACGACGTTCAGCCGTTGAAATTGGTCGTCGATCCGCAGGGAGACCGGCCAAAAGTTGTGATGACGTATCCGGACCACAACGATGAAACGTTGGGCGGTACGATCCGTATGACGGGAACGGCCGAGGACAATTCAAAAGTCAGCGCGGTGTACGTGCAGATAGATCCCGACTACAACGGTGTAACGGTTGCTCCGAAACTCGCTCAGAGTGATTGGAATACGGTGAATACAAAATTCGGAACGTCGTATACGCTTGAATCGTTCGGTTCCGGCACGGCGGTTCAAACCGGATTCAAGACGACCGGAACGCTGAGCTGGAATTTCAATTTGAACACGAAAGGCGAATTTGATCCGTCCGGCGACGGCACGCGGCGGATTGCGCTGCGCGTTTACGCGGTAGACGACGGCGGCAATATCAGTCAGCCGTATGAACGTATCATCACGGTCGATAAAGACACGCCGCTTATCGGCAGCAGCGAAAAATTGTATTTGCGTAAATATGCCAATTCGGACGGCAGCGGAACGCCGATCGCGTCGGTTGAATATACCGACGGCATGTGGATAAACGGTTCCTGGTATCTTGAAGGCAGCGTCGAAGACGCTTCGGGCATCAAGGATTTGACCGTTACGAACCCGGGCGGAGCTCCCGTCGATCATATCGTAACCGCTTCGGACGATACGAGCGGAACGCTCGTTGACCCTGCAAAGGCGACGGCTGTCGAATCAAACGGTGCGTTCGGTGTGAACAGCGGATACCGAATCAAAATTCCGGTCGGTTCCGAGACAGATTCGTTCGGTATGCTTGAGTACACGATCCGGGCGACGGAGGGAACGTCCAAAAATCTGTTTGCGGAAAAAACGATCCGCTTGAATTACGATAATAAAGCGCCCGTTATTCGGCAGCCGGGAGCGAGCGGCTTCAATATCAGCGACTCGGTCGTGAACAGCAACGGTTTTTACACGTTGGGATCCGCCGTAAACGAAGACGGTTCGGGCCTCGACAGTCAGAGCGGTTTTTCCCGCGTCGTATTCTATTTTGAACGAACGCTGAACGACGTTACTTCCATATACGATCCCCTGCTGAAACCGGCGAACGCGGCGAATAAGGTTAATCAGACCGATTTGAGAAGCGAAGACGGTTTGTGGTGGAAAGTAAAAACGGTTACCCGCGACTCCAACTTGCTGACGGCTTTGACGCTGGATTCGTCGGATGAAAATATCCGCAGCGGCGGTATCGTAAAAATCGGCGGCGCCATTTACCGGATTACGAACGTCAGCGGTACGGCGGTAACGATAGACGGTTCGCCCGTGGTTTCCGAAACGGAAGCACTTTTTGCGGTAGCGCAGGTCGCCGACAATCTGACGACTGAAACGCCGAATACGGCTTCTCTTAAAAATGAAAACGGATATTATCCGGTCGTGAACGACGACGGCGACGGTATGGTGGAAGGTGTGACCAAAATCGGTACCGAATACGTGTGGGAAGCTTCCATAAACTCGAAAAATATTCCCGACGGGCCGGTTACGATCCGGTACGTCGTGTTCGATAAAGCCGGAAATCATACGGTCGGTTCGGTGAGCGGAACGGTCAGCAACAACCGTCCCCGCATTGCGGGCGTTTCGTTCGGTACGGACGACAACGGCAACGGCATCGTCGACGATACGGAATTCAATTCCGCCTGGAGCGGCTTGTACGCGAACAGTCAAGCCGGTTTGCCTAACGGCTACAGTTCGTCAAATACGAAAGTGCACGAACTGAACGTGCAGCAGACTAACGGTATGGCAGTGCTTAAAATCAAGGGAAAAACCGTTGTCAGGCCGGAAATCGTCGGCGGCAACAATTCGCTCGCATACACGTATACGGTTACTAAAAAAGGCGTAACGGATCCGTATTACACGCAGACGGTTCCCGTCAGCCTGTCAACCGAGCATTCCGATTCGGACGATATCCGTACGGGATTGTCCGATATCGCCTTGACAGTCAAGGACTTTTTATCGGCGGGAACGACCGGAACCGAAATAACCGATGCCGACGATCAGCGTTTCTCTTTTACGCTGTGGGACGCGACGGACGGTACCGTGCAGGGGCAGAACAGTCAATACGCACGGATAAATATGGTAATGGACGTCGCGCTGCGCGATACCGTTTCTCCGACGGCGTCTATCCGGCCGTTCTATTGGAACGGAAAATCGGACAATTCGCTGTACCTGAACAGTCTTGAAAACGGTCATATCGAACTCGGATCGGATCTTCCGGCCGACTCATTTAAGGATTCCGGCACGGGAGTAAACGACCGGGATCCGAAAGTTTCGGGCAAAGTCGTCGTTACCGGTACGGCGAACGACAACAACTTGCTGTCGGAACTGTATATTAAAATACCGGGGCTGACCGATTCCGGTACGGACGGTTATAAACGGATTGCGTACCGCGATGGTACAAGCGGATCATGGACTGCGGAAGGAACGCTTGATGCCGACGGCTGGCAGTTCGTTGCGGAAAGCGATACGTTCTCTCAAACTGCGGGCAATACGGTAACCTGGAAACTGTATTGGGATACGGCGAAGATTACGAACCGTGCCGCCGCCGACGTTGAGGTTCGCGTTCGGGCGGTGGACCGCGGTACGGTGTCTCTGAGCGGAGACATACTGAAGTATACGCCGAACGCGCCGTCCGCCGAATCGAACGTTCAAACTAAAGACGACGCTTTGACCTCGTACTATCGGGTCGACGTCGTACCGTACGTAAGCAAGCTGACCACGAATCTGTCAAAACTCAAGTCGAACAACCCGTCGGTATACAACCGGACGGCGCTGGGACGCTATCCGGTGAACGCTACGGAAACCGTTTCGATTGCAGGCTTCAATCTTGAAGGCGCCGACGTGGGCGGCACTTCGGCAACAGGTGAATCGTACGCAAATGGCGTCGTAACGGTTCCGGTGACTTCCATGAAAACGGGCGCGCTCGAACTTACCGTCAACGGTATCGGCGTACTCAACAACCGCAACAGCAATACGGCGGAATACAACAAGCAGCCCAACGGCGACAACAACAATTTGCTGACCGACGACGTGGAACTCGACGTGTGGGAATTCAATTCAAGTGCTGCCCGGACGAATCGCGGGTTGGTAACCGATCCCGTTATGCGTATTAATCCCGTTAACGATATCGTCGGATTCGCGTTTGCTAACGGGCCGGATTATTTCAGTATGAGTGACGGCCAATCCAATTCGTATACGCTGTGGCAGCGCAACTACGACGATTTTGCCGGCACCTCTTTTATTTATGACAGTGCGGGAGTCTCTCACGGAACAAACGTTGGCCGTGATATCAATTCGAGCAGCAATCACGCGGGTAAGTTCGTGTATCTGACGAGCCGCTGGGGAATCAGCGGAATCAATGGTCAAGGAGGAAATTACGGTAATACTAACTCGCTCCGTATGGAAAGTCTGGGACAATCCGGTTCTCCCGTTATCCTTGACAAGAGTCGCATTCGGTCTCCGTCTCTGGCTTCCGTCCGGCACGGCAGTTCAACGAGTCTGTATCTTGCGTATTATGACGATATAAATCAGGAAATACGTTTCCGGTATGGAGCTCTTGCCGACAATAGTTCCCATACGAATTTCGGTCAGTTTTATGATGAAGAAACTGACAATGCGGTTTCCGCTGTCGATTACAGTCATGTCAGTTTGATCGCCGGCGGAAACACGGGACAGAATCCCGGCGAATACGTTTCGTTGGCGATTGTTCCCGGTGCTACGGCGGATAAGGATGTTGCTGTGGTCGTTTGGTACGATGCGCTGTCCCAAAAATTGCTGTACAGTTATAATACGTCTGCGGCTACGGATCGTTCCGGTGATAAATCCGGTACCGGCTGGAGTTCTCCGCTTACGATCTACGATCAGGCGGGTGAGCATTGCCAAGTTACCGTAGATGTAGACAAAGGAATTCATATCGCCGCATATGAAACGACCGGCGCCGATCTGATATATGCGTATCTTCCGTCATATGAGAGTACGGAGATAAAATCCTGCATCGTCGATTCGTACGGTATCGTCGGAACGTATATTACGATCGATACGGCCAAAAACGTTGACGATAAGGTTATTCCGTATATAGGCTACTATATGGCTTCTTCTATCAGACCGAAACTTGCGTATTTGGTAAATACGGCGGAAAAAGCTCCCGCCGGTACGAATCTTGACGCTTTTACCGGAAATTGGGAAATAACGTTGCTGCCGACGACCAGTACCATGCTTGCAGACCGGATCAATGTAGGAGTCTGGAAGATGTCGACAGGTGTTTTGAAAAATTCCGTCACGGGAAATTCAACTTCGACTGCGACGTCCGGAACGTGTTACGGCAACGGTACCGCAAATCCCGTTTTGGGATACGCGATAAAAACGGGAACGACCGGTTTTATTGAAACGGCGCAGAAGCGGTAATGAAAAAAGGGTTTGGTATGCAAAAACGTTTGATATGGATACTCGTCGGAACCGCGGTGCTGCAGGCGGCGCTGTTCGCCGGAGGTAAAAAGGATATTACCGAGCAGCAAGCCGAATCGCTTGAGAGCTGGCAGGAAACCTTCGATATCTCCGGTAAAAAAAGCGGCAAGTATAATATCGTCGTAACGGCGGAGGATAAGGGCGGTAACGTGCAGACTGCGGGGCCGTTCAACATCACCATTGATCCTGCTTCCGATCTGCCGGTGGCAGGCATTACCAACCCCGTGTCCGAAATGCGCGTTTCCGGCAACCTGAACATCGTCGGCACGTGCGTCGACGACGACGCCGTCGATCATATCATGCTGATTTTGGACGGAGACACGGAGCATCCGGTGCGGGCGGCGGGAGCCGACTTCTGGTCGTATTATCTGGAAACGGCGGCGCTTGCCGACGGTGCTCATACGGTTCTTGCTTACGGTGTCGACGTAAACGGCGTGGAGGGCAATCCCGTTTCGGTTACCTGGCATCTCGACCGCCGCCAGCCTGTAACGGTCGTCGAAAACTACGGACAGGGGCCGCTCGTTTCCGGCAAAGTAACGCTGACCGGCCGCGTATCCGACGGAAACGGCATTAAATCGTTTGCGTATTCGACGGACGGCGGTTCGTCGTTTGTTCCCGTCAAATTGTCCGAAAATAAAAAAACGGGAGAATGCACGTTCAGCGTTCCCGTCGATACGGTAAAAATGAACGACGGCGCGGCTGTCGTCTGGTTCCGTGCGGAAGACAAACATGGCAGTGAAAATCTTTCGTCGTTTCTGTTTTTCGTCGATAATACGAAGCCCGACGTTCGGATTCTGTATCCGCTGCCGGGTGAACCGGTGAACGGTATTTTTGCGGCGGCGGGTTCCGCGTCCGATACGATCGGCATACAATCGCTGACGTGGGAATTCGACGGAAAAACCGGTTCGTTCGACTTGATTGCGGGAAATCCGTATTGGACGTGCGAATTCGACGTGCGCGGCTATACGAAAAAATCCGCCGAACTGGTCGTTACCGCGAAAGATACCGCCGGAAATACGACCGTAAAGAAAACGTCCGTTTCAATAGACAACCGTCTCGACCGGCCCGTCGTAAACGTGTCGTATCCTGAACCCGGCTCCGTCGTATCCGGAGCTGCGGACTCCCTTTTTATCCGCGGTGCTGCGTACGACGACGACGGGGTTGCCGGTGTGTATTACCGTGTCGACGGCGGTGCCGAATGGAACGTTCCGAGCGACGGCGCGTTTTACGCGGATTTCAGCGCGATGCTTGAATCTCGTACCGCACTTCCTGCCGGAAAACATTCCGTTTCCGTTTACGCGGTCGATGTTCACGGCGTCAAAGGCGAACCGCAGGTGATTCCGTTCGTTTCGCAAGGTGCGGAGCCCGCGTTTTCGGCGCCGGTCGTTGCGTTCGGAAAGGCCGAAACGCAGCCGTATTCGTTCGGGATGGAAATTCATCCGGAAGCGGCGGCCGTGTTCAAAACGGCGGTTTCCGCCGAGTGCGGGATTGCGGCTGCACAGTGGACGGTAAACGGCGAAGCCGCCGGTTCGGCAGCGCTTAAAACGCCGGCAAAGTCAGTTCCGATCGAAATTCCGCTCAATTCCGATTTG
This sequence is a window from Treponema brennaborense DSM 12168. Protein-coding genes within it:
- a CDS encoding HAD family hydrolase gives rise to the protein MTVDSILFDLDGTLWDSTEGVCESWNRVFAQRGISLNASRRLLASFFGKPMTAIFDELFPLLSADERDALRKECCAEENRLLADKGGTLYAGVPETLERLSKSYRLFIVSNCQDGYIQTFLNVHGLGGLFEGFESWGRTGLSKGENNLLVIKRFGLKRPVYVGDAAVDEQSAAAAGIPFVYAAYGFGTVGSFNASISSFPEIERTLQRLNGHCND